The Streptomyces sp. NBC_00510 genomic interval CGGATGCTTGCCACGACGGACTCCCTCCGCGCTTCCCTGACGTCCGGCCCCAGCGGCTGACGGATCAACAGCACGCCCAGGGCACTCACAAGGAAGGAGACGGCGTCCCCGAGGAACGGCACCCAACGAGCAAGGGAGAACAGGAAGCCCCCAGTAGGAGGCGCAGCCAGTCTGACCGCCATGTCGCGACCCTGCATCTGCGAGAAGGCCGTCGGAAGCTGCTCTGGCGGCACGATTCGCCGAAGGGCCGGACGAGACGCACCGGAGGTCAGTCCCCCGACAAAGCCCTGAAACAGTCCCATCGCAGCAACATACGCAACATTGACATGGTCGAAGGCCACGGCCCAGCAGACGGAGCCGACCGCGACAGCCTGGAGCAGCGAGCCCGCCAGCAGAAGCATCCGCCGTGAATGGCGGTCGGCGAGCGAGCCGCCGACCAGCATCGTCGTGAGAGCGCCGATGCTCACGGTCGAGCCGACGATACCCGCACTCGCTGCGGATCCGGTCACGGTGAGAATCAGAAGCGGATACGCAAAGGCCGACAGAGCGGTACCGAAACCCGACACCGTCTCACCGACCCACCACCCCACGTAGTCCCGGTTGCGCCACAGCGCTTTCGATGGAGGTGCGGATTCCTGATTGACCAGGGAGTTTTGACGGGCCGTCATGCGAGGAGCTTAGAGGAGCCCCTCATGCCGTCACTGAGGCCTTCCGTTCGCTCGACGACACGGTGGAGTTGCGGGGGAGACGATCGACCGAGCCGTCGGCGAGCAGGGCCGGCGTCGCGGGCTCGCCCTGCCGGCCGGGCGGAAACCAGATGCGAGCTGTCCGCGCGGTGGTGTGGGATCGGGGGCATGGCGATCGTATTGGGCACGCCGGGAGTCGACGGGTTGGGCGAGGCCGTGGGCGTGCTGCGGGAGTGGCAGTACGACGGGGCGCCGATGCAGCTGCATCCGGGGGATCTGGGCTGGTACTGGCGGTTCGGTGCGGAGGCGACGGCCGCGGCGGTCCGGACCTGGAGCCGGGACGGAAGGATTCTCGCCGTCGGGCTGCTGGACGGGCCCGAGCTGTTGCGGATGACGATCGCCCCGGACGCCCGGCGGGACGAGGAGCTGGCGCGGCAACTGGTCGCGGACGTGACCGAGCCGGAGCGCGGCGTACTGGCGGAGGGGAAGGCGTACGTCGAGGCACCCAAGGGTGCACTGGTCCACGATCTGCTCTCCGAGGACGGCTGGAACCCCGACGAGCCGTGGACGCCGCTGCGCCGCGACCTCACGGAACCGGTGGAGGACCCGGGCGTGCGGATCGAAGTGGTCCGGCCGGAGCAGGCGCACGTGCGGGCCGCCGTGCAGCGGGCGTCGTTCGACCGGTCGACGTTCACGGAGGAGCGCTGGCATGCGATGGCCGCCGGACTGCCGTACGCCGACGCCCGGTGCCTGGTGGCGTACGACGACCAGGGCCACGCGGTGGCGGCGGTGACGGTGTGGTCGGCCGGTCCGGGCAAGCCCGGGCTGCTCGAGCCGATGGGCGTGGACCGGGAACACCGCGGCCACGGCCAGGGCAAGGCGATCACCCTCGCCGCGGCCGCCGCACTCCAGGGGCTGGGTTCGTCGAGCGCGATCGTCTGCACCCCGAGCTCCAATGTCGCCGCCGTCGCCACCTACACGTCAGCCGGCTTCCGGCGACTCCCCGAGGTGCGGGACCGACGCCGCGACGCCTAGATGATCAATTCCGAGGGGATCCCCGAAGGGCAGGTCCGCCGCCGACTCGATGCTGCCTGCAAACTTTCGCGGCGCTAATCTGGCCGCCATGTCGAATCCCGTGCGTCTGCGTCCCATAGTCGAGCGCGACCTGGACCTGCTGGAACGTCTCTTCGAGGACCCGGACGAGGCGGCGGAGTCGGCCTTCTTCGGTCACCGCAACCCGAGGGCCCTCCGTCGGCAGTGGTCGGAGAAGGGCTTCCTCTCCCAGGAGGGGGGCAGGCTCGCCGTCGTCGGGAAGGACGACTGCTTCGTGGGTGAGGTGCAGTGGCACCAAGTCATGCTCGGCCCGGCTTCACCGTGCTGGAACATCGGCATCGCGCTGCTGGCGGCGGAGCGCGGCAAGGGATACGGCAAGCATGCCCAGCGTCAGCTGGCCGAGTACCTCTTCTCGCACACCAGGGTCAACCGGGTCGAGGCGAGTACCGACGTCGCCAACGTCGCGGAGCAGCGGGCCTTGGAGTCGGCCGGTTTCACGCGCGAGGGTGTGCAGCGCGGGGCCTGTTTCCGTGCCGGGAAGTGGCGCGACATGGTCGTGTACTCGGTCCTGCGATCCGAGGTCGTGCTTGCGGATTGAGCGGCCGCCCTGGTGGTGGCGTTCACCTGGCTGCCGGCAGGCCGGCCGGCTCGCAGCGGCAGCCGGCGCCACCGTGCTTACGCCTTGAGGAGATCGAGGATGGCCCGGGCGGTCGTGGTGGCATCGTTCGCCTGAATCCACGAGTACTCGTCGGAGACGATGAACACAGGCTGACCGCCCGCCTGGCAGTCGACGTCAACCGCTTCGAGGCTCCCTTCGATGTGGAGCCGGAAGGCGGTCTCGCCCTCCACTACGCGTTCGGCGACGAGTTCCGGCACCTGTGCGTGAACGAGGCGGAGAGCGTCGTCCAGGATACGGTCGGCCTCACCCGGTCCGAGGTCTGGGTTCACGGTCAGGATCCTGCCATCCTGTGCGCTCAGTGTGTTGTCCGCGCATCGGCACATCCCGCTTTCCTCCGGCGGCAGTCGAGCCGCCGTCGATCCGCAGGCTCCAGGCTGTCACATCCCGGTGGCCCATCTCGACTACCTGCGACCTCGCTTGACGCAACTCGATGGGAAGTGCCGCTTTGTCCGTACTTGAGTCCCCGGCGCAGATGACCGTCCGCCGCTCAACCGGCCTCCGTGCGTGGCCGGTGGCCGCGCTCGCTTCGTCGGTCGGTCTGATCGGGGGAGCGTTGACGTCCTTCGGTCAGGGTGTCGCACCGGGCGGCTGGCACGCGTTGGTCAACTCGGGCTCCTCATGGGTCATGGCCGCCTTCCTCATGGGTCTGTGTGCCCGTGGCCACTGGCCGAGAGCGTCCATGGCGGGGCTGTTGCCTGTGCGTGGGTGTCCTGCTCCCCGTCGCGCTCGCCCGTTCGGTGCGGGACAGGGCGTACGCCGTGCTCGCCCTGCTCGTGGGTGCCGGAGCCGCCGGTGGGGCCATGGTCCTCGTTTCCGCGGCGTTCCTGGCCTGAGGCTCAGGCCCGCGGCCTGCGGCCCGCCCGGAAGGCGCGGACGCGCGGCTGGGGCCGCGGGTCAGGAACGCCTCTTCATCCACGAGATGTCCTCGCCGCTGTGTCCCAGGGACCCCGCTTTCCAGGCGTGCATGTCGCGGCGGGCGTCCCGTACGTCCCGTGACATGGCTGCGCCGTCGCGATAGGGATGCTCGCCGTGCCGGCGGGATTTCCAGCCGACCCAGGAAGCGAGCGCCACGACCAGGACGAGGGGCACCAGGAACATCCACATGGGAACAGCATGTCGGCACTCCGGGGCGCCGCACAGGTGCCGTTTGCCACCACCCGGCGAAGCTTGGTTGCCGTGGCCGGGGCTTGACACGGCCGTCGGCACGCCCTGCCGCCCTGTGCGTGCCGTGGCGCAGGGTGCCGCCCGCGCGGTGTCCCCGGCCGGGCCGGAGCCGGCCGGGGACACCGCGGGCGGCGTAGGGTCAGGTGGTGCTGAAGGTGAACCAGTTGACGTTCACGAAGTCGGCCGGCTGGCCGCTGGTGAACGTCAGGTACACGTCGTGCTTGCCGGTGATGCCCGAGATGTTCGCCGGGATCGTCGTCCAGCTCTGCCAGCCGCCCGTGTTGGCGACGGAGAAGCTGCCGATCGGGGCGTTGCTCCGGCTGTCCAGCCGGACCTCGACCAGGCCGCTGACGCCGCCCGCGGCCCCGGAGGCGACCCGGGCCTTGAACTGCCGGGCCGTGGTCGTCCCGAAGTCGACGCCGGAGTAGAGCGCCCAGTCGCCGTTCGCGAGCGACGCCAGGTTCTGGCCGCCGCCGCTGTCCGTCGTCGTCTCGACGGTCGTGCCGGACTGCTGCGTGTACGACTCGGCCTGGAGGGTGCCGTAGGCGCTGCCCGTGCCCCCGGTCGGCGGGGGAGAGGTCGGGGGTTGCGTGCTGCCGCCGCCGGAGCTGTAGACGGCGACGTAGTCGACCAGCATGGGTACGCCCGAGACCGTGGAGGCCGTCGGCGTCTTGTACCCCGCCACCGGGTCGGGGAATGCCCCGCCCATCGCGACGTTCAGCAGGATGAAGTGGCCGTGGCCCGTGGCCGCGTTCCAGGTGGACGCGTCCATCTGGCTCGCGTTCACCGAGTGGAACTGGACCCCGTCGACGTACCAGCGCAGTTGCTGGGGGCTGACGCTGCGGTCCCACTCGAAGGCGAAGGTGTGGAAGTTGCCCTGGCAGGCGCTGCCGGGGCAGGCCCGGGTGGTGCCGAGGCCGCTGGTCTCGTTGCAGGGGCCGCCCGGGTTGGTGCCGCAGTGGAGCGTGCCCCAGACCTGGTTGACGCCGTTCACGTTCTCCATCAGGTCGAACTCGCCGATGGACGGCCAGTTCCAGTAGTTGCCCCGGTACGGCGCGCCCAGCGTCCAGAAGGCCGGCCAGTAGCCCGCCGCGGCCGCGCCGGTGACGTTCGGCATCTGGATGCGGGACTCGATGCGGAGCTTGCCGCCCGACGGGGGCTCGAAGTCGCTGCGGCGGGTCTCGACGCGCCCGGAGGTCCAGTTCCCCGCGGAGTCCCGGATCGGGGTGATGCGCAGGTTGCCCGAGCCGTCCTGGCGGAGGTTGGCGGTGCTGGAGGTGTAGGTCTGCACCTCGCCGGTTCCCCAGTTCGCGGCGCCGCCGGGGTAGCTGGTGCCGGTGTCGATGATCCAGTTGTCATTCGACGGGAGGGTGTTGGCGGCCCCGCTGAAGTCGTCGCTCCAGACGGTGGTCCAGCCGGACGGTGCCGGCGGGACGGAGGCCCTGGCCGAGCCGAGCAGGCCCAGGCAGAGCGCGGCGACGGTGGCTGCAGCGGCCACCATCAGGGTGAGCGGTCTGGCGGCGTACCGCCTGCCGGTGGTCGTACGCGCGGTCACGGGTGATGCCTCCTCGGGATCGGTGCCGGGGAAGGGTGCGGTTCCGGGTGGAGAGCGTCTGAGAGCGCTCTCATGTGGCGGGAACACCTTCCCGCCAGGGGGAACCGCGGTCAATACATGGAACAAAAGAAGTCGCGCGCGGTTTCCTGCCTTCACTGCTTGGAGTCAGTGGCGCCGACCGAGGGTGGGCCGGGTCGTGCCGCGGGCGGGAAAAGACAGCCGGAGGGCGGGTGTTGGGGGCGGCTGATGGCGTGGCCAGGATGTCCTGTCGACCGCGTTCGCGCTGCTGAGAGCGCTCTCAGAGCCAGGGCGACGGCCCCGGCGGACACCACCCCGGCCGAATGCGGCGGTCATGAAACGCGGAGACCTGGGTAGCCGATCCGTGTACGAATGGGGGTGAATGCGATGCCGGCAGGTTCACGTCGGAGGCGTGGACGGCAGGCGACGCCGACGGCCGGTCCCGGCTGAGCGAGGCCCGGCGTGACCGCGCACCGTGCGGTCACCGCCCCGGGGCTCGCACCCCCGGTGCCACCGGCCCGGCACAGGGCAACGGCGACCAGGGCCGCGCAAGGGAGTACAACATGATCATCCTCGGTATCATCCTGCTCATCATCGGATTCCTCGCCGGAATCTCCATCCTGTGGACCCTGGGAGCCATCCTCGTGGTCATCGGCCTCGTGCTCTGGGTCCTGGGTGCCATGGGACACGCCGTCGCGGGGCGCCGCCACTACTACTGACGGCCGGTGAGCCCGAGCACGTGCCGCGCCCTGTGTCCCCGAGGGCGCGGCACCCTCATGGGCACGGGTCGCCCGGATGGGCTGCCTGCAGTGGTCACCTGCGCGCGCGGGGGATTGGTTGTGATATGTCCCCCCGACGCCCAGGTGCACTGGAGTATTCGCATGGAATCCGGTTCCTCCGCGCACAACTGCCCCTTCGACTTCGCCGAAGCCCTCGAGTTCGACCCGCAGCTGAAGCACTTCCTGGAGAACGAGCAGATCTCCCGCATCAAGCTGCCGCACGGTGAGGGTGAGGCCTGGCTCGTCACGCGGTACGAGGACGTGCGGACCGTGACGACCG includes:
- a CDS encoding MFS transporter, which codes for MTARQNSLVNQESAPPSKALWRNRDYVGWWVGETVSGFGTALSAFAYPLLILTVTGSAASAGIVGSTVSIGALTTMLVGGSLADRHSRRMLLLAGSLLQAVAVGSVCWAVAFDHVNVAYVAAMGLFQGFVGGLTSGASRPALRRIVPPEQLPTAFSQMQGRDMAVRLAAPPTGGFLFSLARWVPFLGDAVSFLVSALGVLLIRQPLGPDVREARRESVVASIRMGLAYILRDAYLRFLTIYTATFNAAVAGMFLLVIVLVRGHGGGPMLVGWVNSIGAVGGLAGAVFAGRVTRRFHGRAIVILLSWVSVVVFAAIGVVPLPWLIGVLVAVLLFLVSPINVIFATYETRMIPDELMGRVSSAIDFGASSLRWLGPLSAGILSSAFGPTTAMLLLTAVVALVAVGTQVARGLRVLDVPIGDVRPGSI
- a CDS encoding GNAT family N-acetyltransferase; the protein is MAIVLGTPGVDGLGEAVGVLREWQYDGAPMQLHPGDLGWYWRFGAEATAAAVRTWSRDGRILAVGLLDGPELLRMTIAPDARRDEELARQLVADVTEPERGVLAEGKAYVEAPKGALVHDLLSEDGWNPDEPWTPLRRDLTEPVEDPGVRIEVVRPEQAHVRAAVQRASFDRSTFTEERWHAMAAGLPYADARCLVAYDDQGHAVAAVTVWSAGPGKPGLLEPMGVDREHRGHGQGKAITLAAAAALQGLGSSSAIVCTPSSNVAAVATYTSAGFRRLPEVRDRRRDA
- a CDS encoding GNAT family N-acetyltransferase gives rise to the protein MSNPVRLRPIVERDLDLLERLFEDPDEAAESAFFGHRNPRALRRQWSEKGFLSQEGGRLAVVGKDDCFVGEVQWHQVMLGPASPCWNIGIALLAAERGKGYGKHAQRQLAEYLFSHTRVNRVEASTDVANVAEQRALESAGFTREGVQRGACFRAGKWRDMVVYSVLRSEVVLAD
- a CDS encoding glycoside hydrolase family 16 protein, with amino-acid sequence MVAAAATVAALCLGLLGSARASVPPAPSGWTTVWSDDFSGAANTLPSNDNWIIDTGTSYPGGAANWGTGEVQTYTSSTANLRQDGSGNLRITPIRDSAGNWTSGRVETRRSDFEPPSGGKLRIESRIQMPNVTGAAAAGYWPAFWTLGAPYRGNYWNWPSIGEFDLMENVNGVNQVWGTLHCGTNPGGPCNETSGLGTTRACPGSACQGNFHTFAFEWDRSVSPQQLRWYVDGVQFHSVNASQMDASTWNAATGHGHFILLNVAMGGAFPDPVAGYKTPTASTVSGVPMLVDYVAVYSSGGGSTQPPTSPPPTGGTGSAYGTLQAESYTQQSGTTVETTTDSGGGQNLASLANGDWALYSGVDFGTTTARQFKARVASGAAGGVSGLVEVRLDSRSNAPIGSFSVANTGGWQSWTTIPANISGITGKHDVYLTFTSGQPADFVNVNWFTFSTT
- a CDS encoding DUF6131 family protein; amino-acid sequence: MIILGIILLIIGFLAGISILWTLGAILVVIGLVLWVLGAMGHAVAGRRHYY